A window of Phaenicophaeus curvirostris isolate KB17595 unplaced genomic scaffold, BPBGC_Pcur_1.0 scaffold_519, whole genome shotgun sequence contains these coding sequences:
- the LOC138735170 gene encoding 2-acylglycerol O-acyltransferase 2-A-like isoform X1 translates to MPLRLAPLRLPLRRRLQTLAVLQWVFSFLALGQLCTLMFVLALRGSLWVPALLYGLWLLADRDTPRRGGRSSAWVRGWTLWHHFRDYFPISLIRTAELDPRRNYLLGFHPHGVLAAGAFANFCTEATGFGGLFPGLHPHLLTLPCWFRLPLFRDYMLAGGLVSSEKSSLEFLLSREGGGQAAVIALGGPPESLDAHPGALTLQLLGRKGFVRIALEHGVPLVPVFSFGENELFEQVANPPGSRLRRLQLRLQRILGFALPLFHARGVFQYSFGLLPFRHPIRTVVGSPLELPRTPNPPPEAVELWHRRYLKSLSDLFEEHKLGYGVPPDRHLSFV, encoded by the exons ATGCCCCTTCGACTCGCCCCCCTCCGCCTCCCCCTGCGCCGCCGCCTCCAGACCCTCGCCGTGCTCCAGTGGGTCTTCTCCTTCTTAGCCCTCG GCCAGCTGTGCACGCTGATGTTCGTGCTGGCGCTGCGGGGCTCGCTCTGGGTCCCGGCGCTGCTCTACGGGCTCTGGCTGCTGGCGGACCGGGACACGCCCCGCCGCGGGGGGCGCTCGAGCGCCTGGGTGCGCGGGTGGACGCTCTGGCACCACTTCCGGGACTACTTCCCCATCTCG CTGATCCGCACGGCGGAGCTCGACCCCCGCCGCAATTACCTTTTGGGGTTCCACCCCCACGGGGTCCTGGCGGCCGGCGCCTTCGCCAACTTCTGCACCGAGGCCACCGGTTTCGGGGGGCTCTTCCCGGGCCTTCACCCCCATCTCCTCACCCTCCCCTGCTGGTTCCGCCTCCCCCTCTTCCGCGACTACATGCTGGCTGGGG GGCTGGTGTCGTCGGAGAAGTCGAGCCTGGAGTTCCTGCTGAGCCGGGAAGGGGGGGGCCAGGCGGCCGTCATCGCTTTGGGGGGGCCCCCCGAGTCCCTGGACGCGCACCCCGGGGCGCTCACCCTCCAGCTTTTGGGGCGCAAGGGATTCGTCCGCATCGCCCTGGAGCACGG ggtccCCCTGGTCCCCGTTTTTAGTTTTGGGGAGAACGAGCTGTTCGAGCAGGTGGCGAACCCCCCCGGCTCGCGGCTCCGGCGCCTCCAGCTGCGGCTCCAGCGGATTTTGGGGTTCGCGCTCCCCCTTTTCCACGCCCGGGGGGTGTTTCAATACAGCTTCGGGCTCCTCCCCTTCCGGCACCCCATCCGCACCGTGG TGGGGTCCCCCCTGGAGCTGCCGCGCACCCCGAATCCTCCTCCCGAGGCCGTGGAGCTTTGGCATCGCCGGTACCTCAAGAGCCTGAGTGACCTCTTCGAGGAGCATAAATTGGGGTACGGGGTCCCCCCAGATCGACACCTCAGCTTCGTCTga
- the LOC138735170 gene encoding 2-acylglycerol O-acyltransferase 2-like isoform X3, whose amino-acid sequence MPLRLAPLRLPLRRRLQTLAVLQWVFSFLALGQLCTLMFVLALRGSLWVPALLYGLWLLADRDTPRRGGRSSAWVRGWTLWHHFRDYFPISLIRTAELDPRRNYLLGFHPHGVLAAGAFANFCTEATGFGGLFPGLHPHLLTLPCWFRLPLFRDYMLAGGLVSSEKSSLEFLLSREGGGQAAVIALGGPPESLDAHPGALTLQLLGRKGFVRIALEHGTSCSSRWRTPPARGSGASSCGSSGFWVGSPLELPRTPNPPPEAVELWHRRYLKSLSDLFEEHKLGYGVPPDRHLSFV is encoded by the exons ATGCCCCTTCGACTCGCCCCCCTCCGCCTCCCCCTGCGCCGCCGCCTCCAGACCCTCGCCGTGCTCCAGTGGGTCTTCTCCTTCTTAGCCCTCG GCCAGCTGTGCACGCTGATGTTCGTGCTGGCGCTGCGGGGCTCGCTCTGGGTCCCGGCGCTGCTCTACGGGCTCTGGCTGCTGGCGGACCGGGACACGCCCCGCCGCGGGGGGCGCTCGAGCGCCTGGGTGCGCGGGTGGACGCTCTGGCACCACTTCCGGGACTACTTCCCCATCTCG CTGATCCGCACGGCGGAGCTCGACCCCCGCCGCAATTACCTTTTGGGGTTCCACCCCCACGGGGTCCTGGCGGCCGGCGCCTTCGCCAACTTCTGCACCGAGGCCACCGGTTTCGGGGGGCTCTTCCCGGGCCTTCACCCCCATCTCCTCACCCTCCCCTGCTGGTTCCGCCTCCCCCTCTTCCGCGACTACATGCTGGCTGGGG GGCTGGTGTCGTCGGAGAAGTCGAGCCTGGAGTTCCTGCTGAGCCGGGAAGGGGGGGGCCAGGCGGCCGTCATCGCTTTGGGGGGGCCCCCCGAGTCCCTGGACGCGCACCCCGGGGCGCTCACCCTCCAGCTTTTGGGGCGCAAGGGATTCGTCCGCATCGCCCTGGAGCACGG AACGAGCTGTTCGAGCAGGTGGCGAACCCCCCCGGCTCGCGGCTCCGGCGCCTCCAGCTGCGGCTCCAGCGGATTTTGGG TGGGGTCCCCCCTGGAGCTGCCGCGCACCCCGAATCCTCCTCCCGAGGCCGTGGAGCTTTGGCATCGCCGGTACCTCAAGAGCCTGAGTGACCTCTTCGAGGAGCATAAATTGGGGTACGGGGTCCCCCCAGATCGACACCTCAGCTTCGTCTga
- the LOC138735170 gene encoding 2-acylglycerol O-acyltransferase 2-B-like isoform X2, translated as MPLRLAPLRLPLRRRLQTLAVLQWVFSFLALGQLCTLMFVLALRGSLWVPALLYGLWLLADRDTPRRGGRSSAWVRGWTLWHHFRDYFPISLIRTAELDPRRNYLLGFHPHGVLAAGAFANFCTEATGFGGLFPGLHPHLLTLPCWFRLPLFRDYMLAGGLVSSEKSSLEFLLSREGGGQAAVIALGGPPESLDAHPGALTLQLLGRKGFVRIALEHGTSCSSRWRTPPARGSGASSCGSSGFWGSRSPFSTPGGCFNTASGSSPSGTPSAPWWGPPWSCRAPRILLPRPWSFGIAGTSRA; from the exons ATGCCCCTTCGACTCGCCCCCCTCCGCCTCCCCCTGCGCCGCCGCCTCCAGACCCTCGCCGTGCTCCAGTGGGTCTTCTCCTTCTTAGCCCTCG GCCAGCTGTGCACGCTGATGTTCGTGCTGGCGCTGCGGGGCTCGCTCTGGGTCCCGGCGCTGCTCTACGGGCTCTGGCTGCTGGCGGACCGGGACACGCCCCGCCGCGGGGGGCGCTCGAGCGCCTGGGTGCGCGGGTGGACGCTCTGGCACCACTTCCGGGACTACTTCCCCATCTCG CTGATCCGCACGGCGGAGCTCGACCCCCGCCGCAATTACCTTTTGGGGTTCCACCCCCACGGGGTCCTGGCGGCCGGCGCCTTCGCCAACTTCTGCACCGAGGCCACCGGTTTCGGGGGGCTCTTCCCGGGCCTTCACCCCCATCTCCTCACCCTCCCCTGCTGGTTCCGCCTCCCCCTCTTCCGCGACTACATGCTGGCTGGGG GGCTGGTGTCGTCGGAGAAGTCGAGCCTGGAGTTCCTGCTGAGCCGGGAAGGGGGGGGCCAGGCGGCCGTCATCGCTTTGGGGGGGCCCCCCGAGTCCCTGGACGCGCACCCCGGGGCGCTCACCCTCCAGCTTTTGGGGCGCAAGGGATTCGTCCGCATCGCCCTGGAGCACGG AACGAGCTGTTCGAGCAGGTGGCGAACCCCCCCGGCTCGCGGCTCCGGCGCCTCCAGCTGCGGCTCCAGCGGATTTTGGGGTTCGCGCTCCCCCTTTTCCACGCCCGGGGGGTGTTTCAATACAGCTTCGGGCTCCTCCCCTTCCGGCACCCCATCCGCACCGTGG TGGGGTCCCCCCTGGAGCTGCCGCGCACCCCGAATCCTCCTCCCGAGGCCGTGGAGCTTTGGCATCGCCGGTACCTCAAGAGCCTGA
- the LOC138735170 gene encoding 2-acylglycerol O-acyltransferase 2-B-like isoform X4 — MPLRLAPLRLPLRRRLQTLAVLQWVFSFLALGQLCTLMFVLALRGSLWVPALLYGLWLLADRDTPRRGGRSSAWVRGWTLWHHFRDYFPISLIRTAELDPRRNYLLGFHPHGVLAAGAFANFCTEATGFGGLFPGLHPHLLTLPCWFRLPLFRDYMLAGGLVSSEKSSLEFLLSREGGGQAAVIALGGPPESLDAHPGALTLQLLGRKGFVRIALEHGVPLVPVFSFGENELFEQVANPPGSRLRRLQLRLQRILGGVPPGAAAHPESSSRGRGALASPVPQEPE; from the exons ATGCCCCTTCGACTCGCCCCCCTCCGCCTCCCCCTGCGCCGCCGCCTCCAGACCCTCGCCGTGCTCCAGTGGGTCTTCTCCTTCTTAGCCCTCG GCCAGCTGTGCACGCTGATGTTCGTGCTGGCGCTGCGGGGCTCGCTCTGGGTCCCGGCGCTGCTCTACGGGCTCTGGCTGCTGGCGGACCGGGACACGCCCCGCCGCGGGGGGCGCTCGAGCGCCTGGGTGCGCGGGTGGACGCTCTGGCACCACTTCCGGGACTACTTCCCCATCTCG CTGATCCGCACGGCGGAGCTCGACCCCCGCCGCAATTACCTTTTGGGGTTCCACCCCCACGGGGTCCTGGCGGCCGGCGCCTTCGCCAACTTCTGCACCGAGGCCACCGGTTTCGGGGGGCTCTTCCCGGGCCTTCACCCCCATCTCCTCACCCTCCCCTGCTGGTTCCGCCTCCCCCTCTTCCGCGACTACATGCTGGCTGGGG GGCTGGTGTCGTCGGAGAAGTCGAGCCTGGAGTTCCTGCTGAGCCGGGAAGGGGGGGGCCAGGCGGCCGTCATCGCTTTGGGGGGGCCCCCCGAGTCCCTGGACGCGCACCCCGGGGCGCTCACCCTCCAGCTTTTGGGGCGCAAGGGATTCGTCCGCATCGCCCTGGAGCACGG ggtccCCCTGGTCCCCGTTTTTAGTTTTGGGGAGAACGAGCTGTTCGAGCAGGTGGCGAACCCCCCCGGCTCGCGGCTCCGGCGCCTCCAGCTGCGGCTCCAGCGGATTTTGGG TGGGGTCCCCCCTGGAGCTGCCGCGCACCCCGAATCCTCCTCCCGAGGCCGTGGAGCTTTGGCATCGCCGGTACCTCAAGAGCCTGAGTGA